From a single bacterium genomic region:
- a CDS encoding succinate dehydrogenase cytochrome b subunit — MVSFFSMVWSSVGKKIMTGLTGLGLCLFIIGHLAGNFSLLISAEAFNLYTYKLFSLGGLLYVIEALLTLAFVLHAIVGISIFLKKRKARPVDYIKVTNAGGNSHKSVSSVSMIWTGLILLVFLVLHLKTFKFGSYYETSINGMVMRDLYRLVIEVYQQPYYVISYTIIMILLGVHLRHGFWSAFQSLGVNHPRYSPIIYSFGILFAIIMAAGFILIPIWIYFTKQ; from the coding sequence ATGGTTTCTTTTTTTTCAATGGTATGGTCGTCCGTCGGTAAGAAGATAATGACCGGTCTCACAGGCCTCGGCTTGTGCCTGTTTATCATCGGGCATTTGGCGGGTAATTTCAGTCTTCTGATCAGTGCGGAAGCCTTTAATCTGTATACGTACAAATTATTCAGCCTCGGCGGGTTATTGTATGTAATCGAAGCGCTGCTTACTCTGGCATTTGTACTCCACGCTATCGTTGGTATTAGTATTTTTCTGAAAAAGCGTAAAGCACGTCCGGTCGACTATATTAAAGTAACGAATGCCGGTGGTAACAGTCATAAATCCGTTTCATCAGTATCGATGATCTGGACAGGATTGATTCTTCTGGTTTTTCTCGTCCTGCACCTGAAAACATTTAAATTCGGGTCTTACTATGAAACTAGTATCAACGGCATGGTCATGCGCGATCTTTACCGGCTGGTTATAGAAGTGTATCAACAACCCTATTATGTGATCAGTTATACCATTATCATGATCCTGCTGGGAGTGCACTTGCGGCATGGCTTCTGGAGCGCATTTCAATCACTCGGAGTCAATCATCCAAGGTATTCCCCTATCATTTACAGCTTCGGGATTTTATTCGCCATCATTATGGCTGCAGGGTTTATATTAATACCAATTTGGATATACTTTACTAAACAATGA